A single region of the Chitinophaga niabensis genome encodes:
- a CDS encoding cell division protein ZapA: METLIPVNIVVADRTYRIKIRTEEEEAVRRVMKEVNDKIIEFKAAYAGKDIQDYIAMALIMYATHPATLGGQAQAEVAPFLREKLQHLDNLLDEHLK, translated from the coding sequence ATGGAAACACTCATACCCGTTAATATAGTAGTAGCCGACCGTACTTACCGCATCAAGATCCGCACGGAAGAAGAAGAAGCCGTAAGAAGGGTCATGAAGGAAGTGAACGACAAGATCATTGAGTTCAAAGCCGCCTATGCCGGAAAAGATATCCAGGATTATATTGCCATGGCCCTCATCATGTACGCCACCCACCCTGCCACGCTTGGAGGACAAGCCCAGGCAGAAGTAGCTCCTTTCCTCCGGGAAAAGCTGCAACACCTTGACAATCTATTGGATGAACACCTGAAATAG
- the parS gene encoding type II RES/Xre toxin-antitoxin system antitoxin codes for MTRSGNNRRAKKVVPTSSASNLFDDYEQVANLHAVLFTVKENFVKAGITKAQLTRLKNVLGVDYFTLSSMLAITERTIHMKKEEETFSHIISDRLMAIAELYSYGYKVFGDRERFNTWMKLPNRYFHGRTPIELMDTQGGAREVRHEIQRFEVGTF; via the coding sequence GTGACGCGATCGGGAAATAACCGCAGGGCGAAGAAAGTTGTGCCAACTTCCAGCGCCAGTAACCTGTTTGATGATTATGAACAGGTAGCCAATCTACATGCTGTTTTGTTTACAGTAAAAGAGAATTTTGTAAAGGCGGGCATTACAAAGGCCCAGTTAACCCGTTTGAAGAATGTGCTGGGTGTTGACTACTTTACCCTGAGTAGCATGCTGGCCATTACGGAACGTACCATTCACATGAAAAAGGAGGAAGAAACATTCAGCCATATTATCAGCGACCGGCTGATGGCCATTGCGGAGCTGTATAGTTATGGCTACAAGGTTTTTGGCGATCGGGAACGTTTTAACACCTGGATGAAATTGCCGAACAGGTATTTCCATGGCAGGACCCCGATTGAGTTAATGGATACGCAAGGGGGAGCAAGAGAGGTAAGGCATGAAATTCAACGCTTTGAGGTAGGCACATTCTGA
- a CDS encoding RES family NAD+ phosphorylase, with product MLLYRLSTKEWQDDLNGESGRLVDNFWTNAGNPCIYVHSSVANCLMENRMYYTMGELNPEMVMVEYEVPEGSLQVFEEEQLPEDWRNDRKPSIARNFGTLRLQARETLLMAFPSVIMTGQLVYLINPIHPLMKEVRITRIFKPLH from the coding sequence ATGCTTTTATATAGACTTAGCACAAAAGAATGGCAGGATGACCTCAATGGCGAAAGCGGCAGACTGGTGGACAACTTTTGGACGAACGCAGGGAATCCCTGCATATATGTACATAGTTCTGTGGCAAATTGCCTGATGGAAAACCGGATGTATTATACCATGGGGGAACTGAACCCCGAAATGGTAATGGTAGAATATGAGGTGCCGGAGGGTAGTTTGCAGGTATTTGAGGAAGAACAATTGCCGGAAGATTGGCGGAACGACAGGAAACCATCTATTGCCAGGAATTTCGGAACGCTGCGGTTACAGGCAAGGGAAACATTGCTGATGGCCTTCCCTTCTGTGATCATGACAGGGCAACTGGTGTATCTCATTAACCCCATACACCCTCTTATGAAAGAAGTGAGGATCACCCGCATTTTTAAACCGCTGCATTAA
- the pheT gene encoding phenylalanine--tRNA ligase subunit beta produces the protein MTISYNWLCDYLPVKPTPDELSVILTAVGLEVESLERFESVKGSLEGLVVGEVLSVEKHPNADKLRLTKVNIGNGEPLSIVCGAPNVAVGQKVIVAPIGTTIYPSSGEPMTMKKAKIRGEESNGMICAEDEIGLGTGHDGILVLDPSLQAGLTAAELFHPAQDWVFEIGLTPNHMDAMSHIGVARDVCAFLNNQENTQIYHVRRPGISAATKAATALQIGVEVKNNEACPRYCGQTITGVKVGPSPAWMQHRLQAIGVRPINNIVDITNYVLHETGQPLHAFDAAEIKGGKVVIQNLPTGTPFLSLDGKERKLDEGDLMICDGENTPLCIAGVFGGASSGVKDSTSNIFLESAHFSATGIRKTSVRHGLRTDAAVRFEKGVDIGLAPFALERAVALIGELAHGAPASEVADVYPLPSEQASIDVTYQYINKLSGHTYAPEKVKNILCSLGFTIQSETDHGLRVSVPLHKPDITIPADIVEEVMRIDGLDNIPIPEFINMVPSRQSQPDKERVKEKLAEYLAGNGFSEIFTNSITNSQYYKHLDQDTLVKMINSLSADLDTMRPSMLETGLERIAYNLNRRNDDLLFFEFGKTYRKEAVGDYPETEHLSLYLTGQKLPETWMHKAQPVDFYYLKGYVQNILQVLGLQGAEMATATVHGLEPAFEIAVNGKVVAVLGGVNTQKLKEFDIKQAVWYADFHWGTILQQLQTKDTFYEEIAKFPAVRRDLALVLDKQVNFAAVETTARSVKTTLLQHINLFDVFESEKLGAGKKSYAVSFTFQDKQKTLTDQETDALMNKLIKAFETQLQAEIRK, from the coding sequence ATGACAATTTCGTACAATTGGTTATGTGATTATTTACCGGTAAAACCCACACCGGATGAACTTTCTGTGATCCTCACAGCTGTAGGTCTCGAAGTAGAGAGCCTTGAGCGCTTTGAAAGCGTGAAGGGCAGCCTTGAGGGCCTTGTTGTGGGAGAAGTGCTCAGTGTGGAAAAACACCCCAATGCAGATAAATTACGCCTCACCAAAGTAAATATAGGTAACGGAGAGCCCCTCAGCATTGTCTGCGGAGCACCCAATGTGGCTGTAGGGCAAAAAGTGATCGTAGCGCCCATTGGTACTACCATTTACCCTTCTTCCGGAGAACCCATGACCATGAAAAAGGCTAAGATCCGGGGAGAAGAAAGCAACGGAATGATCTGTGCAGAAGATGAAATTGGCCTGGGAACGGGCCACGATGGCATCCTGGTACTGGACCCTTCCCTGCAGGCTGGTTTAACAGCTGCTGAACTCTTCCATCCCGCCCAGGACTGGGTTTTCGAAATAGGCCTGACCCCTAACCATATGGATGCCATGAGCCATATCGGTGTAGCGCGGGACGTTTGTGCATTCCTCAACAACCAGGAAAATACACAGATCTACCATGTTCGCCGCCCTGGCATCAGCGCAGCCACTAAAGCAGCTACCGCTTTACAGATAGGCGTTGAAGTGAAGAACAACGAAGCCTGTCCCCGTTATTGCGGCCAAACCATTACCGGCGTAAAAGTAGGTCCATCGCCAGCCTGGATGCAACACCGGTTGCAGGCTATCGGCGTTCGCCCTATCAATAATATAGTAGACATCACTAACTACGTGCTCCACGAAACCGGCCAGCCCCTCCATGCATTTGATGCTGCAGAGATAAAAGGCGGTAAAGTGGTGATCCAGAACCTCCCTACCGGCACGCCTTTCCTGAGCTTAGACGGCAAAGAACGTAAACTGGATGAAGGTGATCTCATGATCTGCGATGGCGAAAATACCCCGCTTTGTATTGCAGGTGTTTTCGGAGGCGCAAGTTCCGGCGTGAAAGACAGCACCAGTAACATTTTCCTGGAAAGCGCCCATTTCAGCGCAACCGGCATCCGCAAAACATCCGTACGCCACGGACTTCGTACAGACGCAGCCGTTCGTTTCGAAAAAGGCGTGGATATTGGCCTTGCGCCATTTGCCCTGGAACGTGCAGTAGCCCTGATCGGCGAACTGGCACATGGTGCCCCTGCCTCTGAAGTAGCAGATGTTTACCCCCTTCCTTCAGAACAAGCCAGCATCGATGTCACTTATCAGTACATTAACAAGCTCAGCGGTCATACCTATGCACCTGAAAAGGTGAAGAATATCCTCTGCAGCCTTGGTTTTACCATACAATCAGAAACGGACCATGGCCTGCGTGTATCCGTTCCCCTGCATAAACCGGATATTACTATTCCCGCAGATATCGTGGAAGAAGTGATGCGGATAGACGGGCTGGATAATATTCCCATCCCCGAATTCATTAACATGGTGCCTTCCCGCCAGAGTCAGCCAGACAAAGAGCGGGTGAAGGAAAAACTGGCGGAATACCTGGCCGGCAATGGATTTTCAGAGATCTTCACCAACTCCATCACCAACAGTCAATATTATAAACACCTCGACCAGGATACCCTGGTGAAGATGATCAATAGCCTCAGTGCCGACCTGGACACCATGCGCCCATCCATGCTGGAAACAGGCCTGGAGCGGATCGCCTACAACCTGAACAGGCGGAACGACGATCTGCTGTTCTTTGAATTCGGTAAAACCTACCGTAAAGAAGCCGTAGGCGATTATCCTGAAACAGAGCACCTGAGCCTCTACCTCACCGGTCAGAAATTACCGGAAACCTGGATGCACAAAGCACAGCCCGTAGATTTCTATTACCTTAAAGGATATGTACAAAACATCCTGCAAGTGCTGGGATTACAGGGTGCGGAAATGGCAACAGCCACTGTCCATGGCCTGGAACCTGCATTTGAGATCGCGGTGAATGGTAAAGTGGTAGCCGTTTTAGGCGGTGTAAATACACAGAAACTGAAGGAATTTGATATCAAACAGGCAGTATGGTATGCGGATTTCCACTGGGGTACTATCCTGCAACAACTGCAAACAAAAGATACCTTCTACGAAGAGATCGCCAAATTCCCTGCCGTTCGCAGGGACCTGGCTTTGGTATTGGATAAACAGGTGAACTTTGCGGCCGTAGAAACAACTGCCCGCTCGGTGAAAACCACCCTGCTGCAACATATCAACCTGTTCGACGTTTTTGAAAGTGAAAAACTCGGCGCAGGTAAAAAATCATATGCTGTGAGCTTCACGTTCCAGGACAAACAGAAAACGCTGACTGACCAGGAAACGGACGCCCTCATGAATAAACTCATCAAAGCTTTCGAAACACAATTACAGGCGGAGATCCGCAAATAA
- the dnaB gene encoding replicative DNA helicase, with product MDLNLKKDRNTRRKPGIDISTMVYGKIPPQAKELEEAVLGALMLEKGAFDTVIEILKPECFYVDAHQKIFACMQRLAAKSVPVDILTVVEELKSSADLEAVGGPFFVTRLTNMVVSSANIEAHARIVLQKFIQRELIRISGEIISESYEDTADVFDLLDQAESKLFEITNNHLRKNYDSIDRVLVNTLKRIEDLRNKGDDITGVPSGFPTLDKITYGFQPSDLIIIAARPSVGKTAFALNLARNAALHPKFPKGAVVFSLEMSSGQLVQRILAAEAEIKLEKITRGKLEEHEMRKLMTHGIERLAKAPIFIDDTPGLNIFELRAKCRRLVHNHGVGIIIIDYLQLMSGGGAEGKNSNREQEISKISRDLKGLAKELMVPVIALSQLSRDVEKRKDGNKMPQLSDLRESGAIEQDADMVMFLYRPEYYEITTNEMGESNKGETHVRIAKHRNGQLDTVKLRAVLEYQRFEDDGPVDGPPSTGGNSFAGMKNRGAGGEHDEAKIFIQKGSKMNDMDFDDDAFGDAPF from the coding sequence ATGGATCTCAATCTCAAGAAAGACCGAAATACACGTCGCAAGCCGGGTATTGACATTTCCACGATGGTCTATGGCAAAATCCCTCCCCAGGCCAAAGAATTAGAAGAAGCTGTATTGGGTGCCCTCATGTTAGAAAAGGGTGCTTTTGATACGGTCATCGAGATCCTGAAACCGGAATGTTTTTACGTAGATGCCCACCAGAAGATCTTTGCATGTATGCAAAGGCTGGCGGCGAAGTCTGTGCCTGTGGATATCCTCACGGTGGTGGAAGAGCTGAAATCTTCTGCAGACCTGGAGGCAGTGGGTGGCCCTTTCTTTGTTACCCGGCTGACCAATATGGTAGTTTCTTCGGCTAATATTGAGGCGCATGCGCGTATCGTATTGCAGAAATTCATTCAGCGGGAGCTGATCCGCATTTCCGGAGAGATCATCAGCGAATCCTATGAGGATACGGCTGATGTGTTCGATCTGCTGGACCAGGCAGAATCCAAACTGTTTGAAATCACTAATAATCACCTCCGTAAGAACTATGATTCCATCGACCGCGTGTTGGTGAATACCCTCAAGCGTATTGAGGACTTGCGGAATAAAGGGGACGATATCACAGGGGTACCTTCAGGATTCCCCACATTGGATAAGATCACCTATGGCTTCCAGCCTTCTGACCTTATCATCATCGCGGCCCGTCCATCTGTGGGTAAAACGGCGTTCGCGCTGAACCTTGCCCGGAATGCGGCTTTGCATCCCAAGTTCCCGAAAGGGGCTGTGGTGTTTTCGCTTGAGATGTCCAGCGGGCAGCTCGTTCAAAGGATCCTGGCTGCCGAGGCAGAGATCAAACTGGAAAAGATCACCCGGGGTAAACTGGAGGAGCATGAGATGCGGAAACTGATGACCCACGGTATTGAAAGACTGGCTAAAGCGCCCATCTTCATAGATGATACCCCCGGTCTGAACATCTTTGAATTACGTGCCAAATGCCGCAGGCTGGTACATAACCACGGAGTAGGGATCATCATCATCGACTACCTTCAATTGATGAGTGGTGGCGGTGCGGAAGGTAAGAACTCCAACCGGGAACAGGAGATCAGTAAGATCTCCCGCGACCTGAAAGGGCTCGCAAAAGAGTTGATGGTGCCGGTCATTGCACTTTCGCAGTTGAGCCGGGATGTGGAGAAACGGAAAGATGGTAACAAAATGCCGCAGTTGAGTGACCTCCGGGAATCCGGTGCAATTGAGCAGGATGCGGACATGGTAATGTTCCTCTACCGCCCTGAGTATTATGAGATCACTACCAACGAAATGGGAGAATCCAACAAAGGGGAAACACACGTAAGGATCGCGAAACACAGGAATGGTCAGTTGGATACCGTGAAGCTCAGAGCCGTACTGGAATACCAGCGTTTTGAAGATGACGGCCCTGTTGACGGCCCGCCAAGCACAGGCGGCAACTCCTTTGCAGGCATGAAGAACCGCGGCGCAGGCGGAGAACATGACGAGGCTAAGATCTTCATTCAGAAAGGATCGAAGATGAATGATATGGATTTTGATGACGACGCATTCGGAGATGCTCCGTTCTAA
- a CDS encoding MATE family efflux transporter, whose translation MKKLYTKYKPHYKDNFHLAYPVVISQLGHTLVGLSDSIIIGHTGKVPLAAVALGTGLFTIFMVTGIGISYGLTPLIAQENGRGNRSICGRLLAHSFVINMITGIVLFGLILLTAHNLFRMDQSPDVAAQANIFLQYLAYSFIPLMVFLTFKQFAEGLGFTKQAMNISILGNLLNIGLGITLVYGFNMGIAGVGIATFTDRLLMGITMAWYVLRSPRFKEYLQTFNLREIQAATLKKIAGMGVPVALQYVFEVSAFSGAAIMVGWIGSAELAAHQIALSLAAMTYMMASGISAAAGIRSGNNLGRGNFMELRRSAIASYHMVLVLMGCAAVFFMVFKQILPSFYIQDPAVIHIASGLLVIAAFFQLFDGTQVVGLGVLRGLGDVKAPTIITMLAYWGLGIPVGYVLGIKLNYGVYGVWWGLLLGLLVASVLLFFRFQSITRRLEQQQEKV comes from the coding sequence ATGAAAAAGCTGTATACAAAGTACAAACCCCACTATAAAGACAATTTTCATTTAGCCTACCCGGTTGTTATCTCACAATTAGGGCATACCCTGGTTGGATTAAGTGACAGCATCATTATCGGCCATACAGGTAAAGTGCCCCTGGCTGCGGTGGCTCTGGGAACAGGCTTGTTCACCATTTTTATGGTAACAGGTATTGGCATTTCCTATGGTCTTACTCCATTGATCGCCCAAGAGAACGGACGTGGCAACCGCAGTATCTGCGGGCGTTTGCTGGCACATAGTTTTGTGATCAATATGATCACGGGTATTGTGCTCTTTGGTTTGATATTGCTCACGGCGCATAACCTGTTCCGCATGGACCAGTCGCCGGACGTAGCTGCGCAGGCGAATATTTTTCTGCAATACCTCGCATATTCTTTTATCCCGCTGATGGTATTCCTGACGTTCAAGCAATTTGCGGAAGGGCTGGGCTTTACCAAGCAAGCCATGAACATCAGTATCCTCGGGAACCTTCTGAACATTGGTTTGGGCATTACCCTGGTGTATGGTTTTAACATGGGGATTGCGGGCGTAGGTATTGCCACTTTCACGGACCGTTTGCTGATGGGCATCACCATGGCCTGGTATGTATTACGTTCCCCGCGATTTAAAGAATACCTGCAAACCTTTAACCTGCGGGAGATCCAGGCGGCTACGCTGAAGAAGATAGCGGGCATGGGTGTTCCCGTGGCCTTACAGTATGTTTTTGAAGTGAGTGCTTTCAGTGGTGCCGCGATCATGGTGGGCTGGATAGGATCTGCAGAACTGGCGGCACACCAGATTGCGCTGAGCCTGGCCGCCATGACCTATATGATGGCGAGCGGGATTTCAGCCGCGGCGGGCATTCGCAGTGGGAACAACTTAGGCAGGGGCAACTTTATGGAGCTGCGCAGATCTGCCATTGCCAGTTACCACATGGTATTGGTGCTGATGGGTTGTGCTGCAGTATTCTTTATGGTGTTCAAACAAATACTGCCTTCCTTTTATATACAGGACCCTGCTGTGATACATATCGCATCCGGCCTGCTGGTGATCGCCGCTTTCTTCCAGTTATTTGATGGTACACAAGTAGTGGGATTGGGTGTGTTAAGAGGTTTGGGAGATGTGAAAGCCCCTACCATTATTACCATGCTGGCCTACTGGGGATTAGGCATTCCCGTGGGGTATGTATTAGGCATCAAACTGAATTACGGCGTGTATGGGGTTTGGTGGGGATTGCTGCTGGGTTTGCTGGTAGCCTCAGTTTTACTCTTCTTCCGTTTTCAATCCATCACCCGCAGATTGGAACAACAACAGGAAAAGGTATAA
- a CDS encoding RsmE family RNA methyltransferase, which produces MELPVFYAKDLSSGQGFYTMDEPTSKYCIQVLRNEKGDKVLLADGRGTRYEAVITDDHRKKCVLQISGETAMPVPVPHLRIAIAFTKNTSRMEWFLEKAVEIGIAGIIPLLTQRTEKEKFKAERLENILVSAMLQSKQWYLPVLTEPMPFDKALGAAGQKLIAHCLPDEKKHLLDVMLPGKDTLLLIGPEGDFTPEEITSALEKGCLPVSLGDTRLRTETAGVVGGTLMAAANRAGAKLS; this is translated from the coding sequence ATGGAGTTACCGGTATTTTACGCGAAAGATCTTTCCTCCGGCCAGGGGTTTTATACGATGGATGAACCAACATCCAAGTATTGCATCCAGGTATTGCGCAATGAAAAAGGAGATAAAGTATTACTGGCAGATGGCAGGGGCACCCGCTATGAAGCGGTGATCACAGATGATCACCGGAAAAAATGCGTGCTGCAGATCAGCGGGGAAACAGCCATGCCTGTACCGGTACCTCATTTGCGTATAGCCATTGCTTTTACGAAGAATACTTCCCGGATGGAATGGTTCCTGGAAAAAGCCGTAGAGATCGGTATTGCCGGGATCATTCCTTTGCTTACACAACGAACAGAAAAAGAGAAATTTAAGGCAGAGCGCCTGGAAAATATCCTGGTGTCCGCCATGCTGCAATCCAAACAATGGTATCTGCCGGTGTTGACGGAACCTATGCCTTTTGACAAAGCATTAGGTGCTGCGGGGCAAAAGCTGATCGCTCATTGCCTGCCGGATGAAAAGAAACATTTGCTGGATGTAATGTTACCGGGAAAGGATACGCTGTTATTGATAGGTCCGGAAGGTGATTTTACGCCTGAGGAGATCACATCTGCATTGGAAAAGGGGTGTTTACCGGTATCGTTGGGGGATACCCGTTTAAGGACAGAAACGGCCGGGGTAGTGGGTGGTACGTTGATGGCTGCAGCCAACAGGGCAGGTGCTAAATTATCCTAA
- a CDS encoding TerC family protein, with product MQELLTVDSLISLFTLTLMEVVLGIDNVIFVSIVMNRLPEHKRNQARRIWMFTGIAVRVILLLFIGYIVRAVNPLFHIGDKGISLRDLIMLAGGLFLLVKTTLEIHHKLEGEDEAGPKAKGGTATLANVVGQIIIIDMVFSFDSIITAVGLAKHIEIMIVAVVIAMFIMFSFAPRISNFIHKHPTLKMLALSFLIMVGGILLMEGWNPEAVHDLHLKNYVYFAMAFSFAVELLNMRMRKKTQPPVELREPKLNQEEKK from the coding sequence ATGCAGGAATTATTAACCGTTGATTCTCTCATCAGCCTCTTCACCTTAACCTTAATGGAAGTAGTACTGGGGATAGACAACGTTATCTTTGTTTCCATTGTTATGAACCGCTTGCCTGAACACAAAAGGAACCAGGCCAGGCGCATCTGGATGTTCACCGGTATAGCCGTTCGCGTAATACTCCTTTTGTTTATCGGTTACATCGTGAGAGCTGTAAACCCGCTGTTCCATATTGGCGATAAAGGTATCAGCCTCCGCGACCTCATCATGCTTGCGGGTGGTTTGTTCCTGCTCGTTAAAACTACACTGGAAATTCACCATAAACTGGAAGGAGAAGATGAAGCCGGCCCCAAAGCCAAAGGAGGCACAGCCACCCTTGCCAATGTGGTAGGCCAGATCATCATTATAGACATGGTGTTTTCGTTCGACAGTATCATCACAGCCGTAGGGCTGGCCAAACATATTGAGATCATGATCGTAGCCGTAGTGATCGCTATGTTCATTATGTTCTCCTTCGCCCCCAGGATCAGTAATTTCATCCACAAACATCCCACCCTTAAAATGCTGGCCCTCTCCTTCCTCATCATGGTAGGTGGTATCCTGCTGATGGAAGGATGGAACCCTGAAGCCGTACATGATCTTCACCTGAAGAACTATGTATACTTTGCCATGGCCTTCTCTTTTGCAGTAGAATTACTGAATATGAGGATGAGGAAGAAAACGCAGCCGCCTGTGGAACTGAGGGAGCCAAAATTAAACCAGGAAGAAAAGAAATAA
- a CDS encoding quinone-dependent dihydroorotate dehydrogenase has translation MWLPLINQIAILPDFISLPHMYGFIRKILFNFPPESIHYGVMRGLKVINALPFGKNVLDAFCQPKNSGLERTLWGLTFKNPVGLAAGFDKDARFIDELAHLGFGFVEIGTVTPLPQPGNDQPRLFRLPEDKALINRMGFNNEGAPSAARRLLKRRSNIIIGGNIGKNKLTPNEEAVSDYEKCFHALFDGVDYFVVNVSSPNTPGLRALQEKEPLKQLLHHLQTLNAQKKNPKPILLKIAPDLTTEQLDDIIEIVQETGLAGIVATNTTISREDLQTDDTTLQKIGAGGLSGLPVKQKATEVIRYIHQHSGGKIPIIAVGGIFTAADAQEKLDAGASLVQVYTGFIYEGPSIVKKICQGLTQS, from the coding sequence ATGTGGCTACCGCTGATTAACCAAATAGCGATTCTCCCCGATTTTATATCTTTGCCCCACATGTACGGCTTTATCAGAAAAATACTTTTCAATTTCCCCCCGGAAAGTATACACTACGGAGTAATGCGGGGACTTAAAGTGATCAATGCACTGCCCTTTGGCAAAAATGTGCTGGACGCATTCTGCCAGCCCAAAAACAGCGGGCTGGAACGCACCCTTTGGGGATTGACCTTTAAAAACCCTGTAGGCCTCGCCGCAGGATTTGATAAGGATGCCCGGTTCATAGACGAACTGGCACACCTGGGCTTTGGTTTTGTGGAAATAGGTACCGTTACCCCACTTCCGCAACCCGGCAACGATCAGCCAAGGTTATTCCGCCTGCCGGAAGACAAAGCGCTGATCAACCGCATGGGCTTTAATAATGAAGGGGCGCCCTCTGCCGCCAGGAGATTATTAAAACGCCGCTCCAATATTATTATAGGTGGTAACATCGGTAAGAATAAATTAACCCCCAACGAAGAAGCCGTAAGCGATTACGAAAAATGTTTCCATGCGCTCTTCGACGGGGTAGACTATTTTGTTGTGAATGTAAGCTCTCCCAATACTCCCGGCCTGAGAGCATTACAGGAGAAAGAACCACTTAAGCAACTGCTGCATCACCTGCAAACGCTGAATGCACAAAAGAAAAATCCCAAACCCATCCTCCTGAAAATTGCGCCGGACCTTACTACGGAGCAGCTGGACGATATTATAGAAATAGTACAGGAAACCGGGCTGGCTGGCATTGTTGCCACCAATACCACCATCAGCCGTGAAGATCTGCAAACAGATGACACCACGCTGCAAAAGATCGGTGCCGGCGGCCTCAGTGGTTTACCCGTAAAACAAAAGGCCACAGAAGTGATCCGTTATATTCACCAGCATTCCGGTGGAAAAATTCCTATTATTGCCGTGGGAGGTATTTTCACCGCAGCAGACGCGCAGGAAAAACTGGATGCAGGTGCTTCTTTGGTACAGGTATATACCGGTTTCATCTATGAAGGCCCTTCCATCGTGAAAAAGATCTGCCAGGGTTTAACTCAATCATAA
- a CDS encoding RNA polymerase sigma-70 factor encodes MLELHTFERIFKEHHTHCLAFATHYIGDPYEAEEVVQLVFSQLWEKRASIAIQGSERSYLFSAIRNTAISQWRKQHVRSERENSFGQMQETEVHLSLQARELENKLEAALEKLPERCREVFVLSRKQQLKYAEIASVMNISVKTVENQMGKALKILHQELKEYLNLFL; translated from the coding sequence ATGTTGGAGCTCCATACTTTCGAAAGGATATTTAAAGAGCACCATACTCATTGCCTGGCATTCGCCACCCATTACATTGGCGACCCCTATGAGGCAGAAGAGGTAGTGCAGCTTGTTTTTTCCCAGCTTTGGGAAAAGCGGGCAAGCATTGCCATACAGGGTTCCGAGCGGTCTTACCTCTTTTCCGCTATCCGGAATACGGCTATCAGCCAATGGCGAAAGCAGCATGTACGGTCCGAAAGGGAAAATTCCTTTGGCCAGATGCAGGAAACGGAGGTGCATCTTTCCCTTCAGGCAAGGGAACTGGAAAACAAACTGGAGGCAGCACTGGAAAAGTTGCCGGAGCGTTGCCGGGAAGTTTTTGTGCTTAGCCGGAAACAGCAACTGAAGTATGCCGAGATTGCCAGCGTGATGAATATTTCTGTTAAAACTGTTGAAAATCAAATGGGTAAGGCCCTCAAGATCCTCCACCAGGAACTGAAGGAGTACCTGAATCTTTTTTTATAA
- a CDS encoding FecR family protein — MGILQPDEAIYSLLCKYLLNEADAVERQWVETWRKEDPANEEILSSIRRMLDALRPVGNIPGLDTESSWQRLKTTIGVEGPRVRKMHWGLKVAAVLVLALGIGLFFLKPAKEQVFAGAQQAELKDGSRVNMESNAEMHLVKGFGKAERRVHFTGKAHFDIAQNAEHPFVIVLGHTEIKVLGTRFMVDFKPQDSSLVVLVNSGKIMVTDLDKKDSVILTPGMLLRRDQQKEPFAVAENVQDLNRRQLVFSNVPLEKVIRTIEVVYGVEVEIVDAALLEKVVTANFENEPIDNVLATIAFITNTAVEKTAQGYSIK; from the coding sequence ATGGGCATTTTGCAACCTGATGAGGCTATATATTCCTTGCTATGCAAGTATCTGCTGAATGAAGCGGATGCTGTAGAGCGCCAATGGGTGGAAACCTGGCGGAAGGAAGACCCTGCGAATGAAGAGATACTTTCTTCGATCCGCAGGATGCTGGATGCATTGCGCCCCGTGGGGAATATTCCCGGGCTGGATACCGAATCCAGCTGGCAACGGTTGAAAACCACCATCGGGGTGGAAGGACCACGGGTGCGTAAAATGCATTGGGGGTTGAAAGTGGCGGCAGTGCTGGTATTGGCACTTGGCATCGGGCTGTTTTTCCTAAAACCGGCAAAAGAGCAGGTATTCGCCGGTGCACAACAGGCAGAATTGAAAGATGGCAGCCGGGTAAACATGGAAAGCAATGCAGAGATGCATCTCGTAAAAGGATTCGGTAAAGCGGAACGCCGGGTACATTTTACCGGCAAAGCCCATTTTGATATTGCACAGAATGCCGAACATCCTTTTGTGATTGTATTGGGGCATACGGAAATAAAAGTACTGGGCACCCGTTTTATGGTTGACTTCAAACCGCAGGACAGTTCCCTGGTGGTACTGGTGAACAGCGGAAAGATCATGGTAACGGACCTGGATAAAAAGGACAGCGTGATATTGACCCCGGGAATGCTCTTACGCCGCGATCAGCAAAAAGAGCCATTCGCAGTGGCAGAAAATGTGCAGGACCTCAACAGGCGGCAACTGGTGTTTAGTAACGTACCTTTGGAGAAAGTGATCAGGACCATTGAGGTGGTGTATGGGGTGGAAGTGGAAATAGTGGATGCTGCCCTTCTGGAAAAAGTGGTGACGGCAAACTTTGAAAACGAGCCTATCGATAATGTTCTGGCAACCATTGCTTTTATTACTAACACAGCGGTTGAGAAAACCGCACAGGGCTATTCCATTAAGTAA